A part of Isachenkonia alkalipeptolytica genomic DNA contains:
- the fliJ gene encoding flagellar export protein FliJ yields the protein MEKSFSYRFENILDIKEKLENERKSELGKAVQRLEAAEKALREWIERKKQAKDDWNKQARSVQKVRFFQQSGHNFEYFDKMIQRETRQVEERKKEVAEARKKLLNAKKDTKIFEKLKEKDYESHRLTEQRKENELIDQIVTHKSSRK from the coding sequence ATGGAAAAATCTTTTTCCTATCGATTTGAAAACATACTGGATATTAAAGAAAAGCTGGAAAATGAACGGAAGAGTGAACTGGGAAAAGCGGTTCAGCGTCTGGAGGCGGCGGAAAAAGCCCTAAGGGAATGGATTGAAAGAAAAAAACAGGCGAAGGACGACTGGAATAAGCAGGCGAGGAGCGTTCAGAAAGTGCGATTTTTTCAGCAGTCCGGTCATAACTTTGAGTATTTTGACAAAATGATCCAGCGGGAAACCCGGCAGGTGGAGGAAAGAAAAAAAGAAGTGGCAGAGGCACGGAAAAAACTACTGAATGCGAAAAAAGATACGAAAATCTTTGAAAAACTCAAGGAAAAGGATTATGAAAGTCATCGTCTTACGGAACAACGAAAAGAAAATGAGCTGATTGATCAAATCGTTACCCATAAATCATCCCGGAAGTAG
- the fliF gene encoding flagellar basal-body MS-ring/collar protein FliF yields the protein MFESLQKIRNQSNEYFQKLDKKQKIQIGVGTGITLVMLTVLILFFFRTDYVPLYSNLEARQSGEIMETLRASNIDAKYGRTSSEILVDEEDLHDAEVIIATEGLPKTTSAYDELFGSSFMMTSEDRKKQYQISLQNHLAQTISRLDGVRGADVNISLPERTGYVFAEREETAKATVSLHSLDRSLEQQSVDGIAVLVSNAVEGLDPKSVSIHGPDGRVLNTSNQGEEHYSMGDQQELQRMVQQDLENSIREFLGTVYGPENLSIITSVQLNFDSRVREEVRFEPPIEGETEGIPRSLQEFEKNSYDEMVGGVPGTDENIEAPQYVEGEEGASRYEEASQTINYEINEINERIVGAQGQVEDISVAVYVNSGALADGELSEEERLELEDLISAAAGLQTEVVEVAVRDFVGVEGIETTPPDERPWWQNPTILIGFIGLLILGVIIGLLLSRKRRKEEQEIEENLAQQDQVSQKESSMNDIDLDMQGSEVKQQVEKLVDKKPDAVAQLLRNWISEE from the coding sequence ATGTTCGAGTCCTTGCAAAAAATCAGAAATCAAAGCAATGAATATTTTCAAAAACTTGATAAGAAACAAAAAATCCAAATAGGAGTGGGAACGGGAATCACACTGGTGATGTTAACCGTTTTAATACTCTTTTTTTTCAGAACGGATTACGTACCGCTGTACAGCAATTTAGAGGCGCGACAATCCGGGGAAATCATGGAGACTTTGAGAGCCAGTAATATCGACGCAAAGTACGGCCGGACCAGCAGCGAAATTTTAGTGGATGAGGAGGATCTTCACGATGCGGAGGTGATCATCGCCACTGAGGGGCTGCCGAAAACCACCAGCGCCTACGACGAGCTCTTTGGAAGCTCCTTTATGATGACCAGTGAAGACCGGAAAAAACAGTACCAGATCAGTCTGCAAAACCATTTAGCACAAACCATTTCCCGTCTGGACGGAGTTCGAGGTGCGGATGTGAACATAAGCTTACCGGAACGTACGGGATACGTGTTTGCTGAAAGAGAGGAAACGGCAAAGGCAACGGTATCTTTACATAGCTTAGATCGTAGTTTAGAGCAGCAAAGTGTAGACGGAATTGCGGTGCTGGTATCCAACGCCGTGGAAGGATTAGACCCAAAAAGCGTATCGATTCACGGACCCGACGGAAGGGTTCTGAATACATCGAATCAGGGAGAAGAACATTACTCCATGGGAGATCAACAGGAGCTCCAACGGATGGTACAGCAGGACCTGGAAAACAGTATTCGGGAATTTTTAGGAACGGTGTACGGGCCGGAGAATTTATCGATTATTACCAGCGTCCAACTGAATTTTGACAGCCGGGTACGGGAAGAAGTGCGTTTTGAACCCCCCATCGAAGGAGAAACCGAAGGGATCCCCCGCAGTCTTCAGGAGTTTGAAAAGAACTCTTATGACGAGATGGTAGGCGGCGTTCCCGGCACCGATGAAAATATTGAAGCCCCTCAATACGTTGAAGGGGAAGAGGGGGCCTCCCGGTATGAGGAAGCCAGTCAAACGATTAATTATGAGATCAATGAAATCAACGAACGGATTGTGGGAGCCCAAGGACAGGTAGAAGACATCAGTGTGGCGGTTTATGTGAACTCCGGGGCCTTAGCCGACGGAGAGCTCTCCGAGGAAGAGCGCTTGGAACTGGAAGACTTGATTTCCGCCGCCGCCGGTCTGCAAACCGAGGTTGTGGAAGTTGCGGTTCGAGATTTTGTGGGAGTGGAAGGAATCGAGACCACCCCGCCGGATGAGCGGCCCTGGTGGCAAAATCCAACGATTCTTATAGGATTTATCGGCTTATTGATTCTAGGAGTGATTATCGGTCTTCTCCTGAGCCGTAAACGACGAAAAGAGGAGCAGGAGATTGAAGAGAACCTTGCCCAGCAGGACCAGGTTTCCCAAAAGGAAAGCTCCATGAACGATATCGACCTGGACATGCAGGGCTCGGAAGTCAAACAGCAAGTTGAAAAACTGGTAGACAAAAAACCCGATGCCGTGGCACAACTCCTGCGGAATTGGATCAGCGAAGAGTAG
- a CDS encoding flagellar hook protein FlgE, protein MMRSMFSGVSGLSAHQLKMDTVGNNIANVNTVGYKGSRTTFQEVFTQTIQGAGAPQDGLGGTNPRQVGLGIDVSSMDTFHIQGAVERTDYATDMMINGEGFFMVSDDPNFADRSYTRAGNFSLDGTGNLVTPNGERVLGYLADEAGNLGNNIEGIQISQGETFPPQATENVELTGTLNSRVAIASAEGDQPEVQDVIENISEELTDEQRATIADRQNIQVFDSLGGMHNIELAFIKTGEDTYQVEAFYLDDDGNLNHIEDIDDNELTFDGNGSLTDGGAIQIELEDLPGGAEDLGFNLDLSNLKMFDNPSNVKLEERDGYSQGALEDFSVSQTGEVIGNFDNGQRRILGQMAIASFTNPGGLEKTGGNNYRETANSGNINVGNPGTQGLGVINSGALEMSNVDLSKEFTDMITTQRGFQANSRIITTSDEMLQEVVNMKR, encoded by the coding sequence ATGATGAGATCAATGTTTTCCGGAGTATCCGGCCTAAGCGCCCACCAATTAAAAATGGATACCGTCGGAAATAATATTGCCAATGTCAACACCGTAGGTTACAAGGGAAGCCGAACCACCTTCCAGGAAGTCTTCACTCAAACCATTCAGGGCGCCGGTGCGCCCCAGGACGGACTGGGAGGCACCAATCCGAGGCAAGTGGGCCTAGGCATCGACGTATCCTCCATGGATACCTTTCATATTCAAGGGGCCGTGGAACGGACGGACTACGCAACGGATATGATGATCAACGGCGAAGGATTCTTTATGGTATCCGACGACCCCAACTTTGCGGATAGAAGCTACACCCGGGCGGGGAACTTTTCCCTGGACGGCACGGGAAATCTGGTTACCCCCAACGGAGAACGGGTCCTGGGTTACCTGGCCGACGAAGCAGGAAACCTAGGGAACAATATTGAAGGCATTCAAATTTCCCAGGGAGAGACCTTCCCGCCCCAGGCCACCGAAAACGTGGAGCTTACGGGGACATTGAACAGCCGGGTTGCAATCGCCTCAGCAGAAGGTGATCAACCGGAGGTACAGGATGTTATTGAGAATATCTCGGAAGAACTTACCGATGAACAACGAGCTACTATAGCTGATCGCCAAAATATCCAGGTCTTTGACAGTCTTGGGGGCATGCACAACATCGAGTTGGCTTTTATTAAAACCGGAGAAGATACCTATCAGGTAGAAGCCTTTTATCTAGATGACGATGGAAATCTAAATCATATAGAGGACATTGATGATAACGAATTAACATTTGATGGTAATGGTAGCCTAACTGACGGAGGAGCTATTCAAATAGAATTAGAAGACCTTCCAGGAGGAGCAGAGGACTTGGGATTCAATCTAGACCTTAGCAACCTGAAAATGTTCGACAACCCGTCCAACGTAAAGCTGGAGGAACGGGACGGATATTCCCAGGGAGCCCTGGAGGATTTCTCCGTATCCCAAACGGGAGAGGTGATCGGAAACTTCGATAACGGTCAGCGACGAATCCTCGGACAAATGGCCATTGCCAGCTTTACCAACCCCGGCGGTTTGGAAAAGACCGGAGGAAACAATTACCGGGAGACCGCCAACTCCGGAAACATCAATGTAGGCAATCCGGGAACCCAAGGGTTAGGGGTGATCAACTCCGGCGCTTTAGAGATGTCCAACGTGGACCTTTCTAAAGAGTTTACGGATATGATTACCACTCAACGGGGATTCCAGGCGAACTCCCGGATTATTACCACCAGTGATGAAATGCTCCAGGAAGTAGTGAATATGAAACGGTAA
- a CDS encoding OmpA/MotB family protein, whose protein sequence is MARRRQQENEKKGSPAWMTTYADIVTLLLAFFVILFAMSEIDVQKFEAVIRSFQGSLGVLDGGQIVEEGDLNAENMNDYYEEIYQHSISEGDGVDREFGDLQERVQSFIEDEGLDASVLVSMESQGLMLRFQDDVLFDSAEADLKDEAEEVLGFITDILQEQDLEDKFIRVEGHTDNLALLPDSDFETNWELSVARAVTAGRHMIEEENVDPSRLSMAGYGEYHPIADNSTAEGRSQNRRVDIVILRTEIEIE, encoded by the coding sequence ATGGCAAGAAGAAGGCAGCAGGAAAATGAAAAAAAAGGCTCCCCCGCATGGATGACCACCTATGCTGATATTGTGACCCTACTCTTGGCCTTCTTCGTCATCCTCTTTGCCATGTCGGAGATTGACGTTCAAAAGTTTGAAGCGGTAATCCGATCCTTTCAGGGCTCTTTAGGAGTGTTGGATGGGGGACAGATCGTGGAGGAAGGGGATTTGAATGCGGAAAACATGAATGATTATTACGAAGAGATTTATCAACACAGTATTTCCGAAGGTGACGGTGTAGACCGGGAGTTTGGGGATTTACAGGAAAGAGTGCAAAGCTTTATAGAGGATGAGGGCCTGGATGCATCGGTTTTAGTCAGTATGGAAAGCCAGGGCCTGATGCTTCGTTTTCAGGATGATGTACTCTTTGACTCCGCAGAAGCGGATTTAAAGGACGAAGCGGAGGAGGTCCTGGGCTTTATTACCGACATTCTTCAGGAGCAGGATTTGGAGGATAAATTCATCCGGGTGGAGGGACATACGGACAACCTTGCCTTGCTACCGGATTCTGACTTTGAAACCAACTGGGAACTGTCGGTGGCCCGGGCGGTAACTGCAGGAAGGCATATGATCGAGGAAGAGAATGTGGACCCTTCCAGGCTTTCCATGGCCGGTTACGGAGAGTATCATCCTATCGCGGACAATAGCACCGCTGAGGGCAGAAGTCAAAACCGGCGGGTGGATATTGTCATCCTCCGAACGGAAATTGAAATAGAATAG
- a CDS encoding flagellar FlbD family protein — protein sequence MIEVTKMDRTEIVLNADLIETVERTPDTIIRLTTGKKFLVLESVEEVVQRTIDYKRSIFTRYIKE from the coding sequence ATGATTGAAGTAACCAAAATGGATCGCACCGAAATTGTGTTAAATGCGGATTTAATCGAAACCGTGGAGCGTACCCCGGATACCATTATCAGACTGACCACAGGGAAGAAATTTCTGGTCCTGGAGAGCGTGGAGGAAGTCGTTCAGCGGACCATTGACTATAAAAGAAGCATTTTTACAAGATACATAAAGGAATAA
- a CDS encoding flagellar basal body-associated FliL family protein, translating into MNMKKMIILVTTGILLSVIFFGGIIYFTFLRSSDDNGEIETYQHTLGEFTANLGDTRNYFQGDIIVEVEDEDLIEAIEEKEIIIRDEILGILIGKGPEELLEPEGQKELKGEIVQAISSILDTEAVSDLYFSSYIIQ; encoded by the coding sequence ATGAACATGAAAAAAATGATTATTTTAGTAACTACGGGTATATTGCTATCCGTAATCTTCTTTGGGGGGATTATCTACTTTACCTTCCTTAGAAGCAGCGATGATAATGGGGAAATTGAAACCTACCAACATACTCTGGGAGAGTTTACCGCGAACCTGGGGGATACCCGGAATTATTTTCAGGGGGATATTATTGTGGAGGTAGAGGATGAAGATTTGATTGAAGCCATCGAGGAAAAAGAAATTATCATTCGGGATGAGATCCTGGGAATCCTGATCGGAAAAGGGCCCGAGGAACTGCTGGAGCCGGAAGGGCAAAAAGAGCTTAAAGGGGAGATTGTCCAGGCCATTTCTTCGATTTTAGATACGGAAGCGGTAAGCGACTTATACTTCAGCAGTTATATTATTCAATAA
- a CDS encoding TIGR02530 family flagellar biosynthesis protein, which produces MNHFNINNKVQPVQPRKNQKLNNPGSKGNLQGQSFQGVLEKTLDQEVKFSKHANKRIHQRDVNVSPKDLKRIESGIDRASQKGIKETLILMDNRAFIASVDNRTIITASAKDELKEAVFTNIDGAVIV; this is translated from the coding sequence ATGAATCATTTTAATATCAATAATAAGGTTCAACCGGTTCAACCTAGAAAAAATCAAAAGTTGAATAATCCCGGGAGTAAGGGAAACCTACAGGGACAAAGCTTTCAAGGGGTCTTGGAAAAAACCCTGGACCAGGAAGTGAAGTTCTCCAAACACGCCAACAAACGAATCCATCAGCGGGACGTAAATGTGTCACCGAAGGATTTAAAGCGAATTGAAAGCGGCATCGACCGAGCCTCTCAAAAAGGGATTAAGGAAACCCTGATTTTAATGGATAACCGGGCCTTTATTGCCAGTGTGGATAACCGAACCATTATTACCGCAAGCGCTAAGGATGAACTGAAAGAAGCGGTGTTTACCAATATCGACGGAGCGGTTATTGTGTAA
- a CDS encoding FliH/SctL family protein translates to MKSLYKVYKSTYVDLGEKKKLTFIEKDFKNAREKPDNSQKEEEKSPQEEKSSPRDIEKDIEEKLKAAEEKSRSMVEQAEEEAKKIREEGESKKEEILKEAENRGFEKGYQEGFQAGEVKGYEEEKTYIQEAKDLKQQAYQEREDLARELEESLIDLSIKAIEKVIEKELEKDHELLLKLIENGLKKSTYTETLIIRVAQGDYDLLDVNKNKIYMMTEGIDDIKIKVDHSFEKNEIIIETQSGIINAGLKTQIEQIHKAFTDLLQSEGA, encoded by the coding sequence ATGAAATCATTGTATAAAGTCTATAAATCCACATACGTTGATCTCGGGGAGAAAAAGAAACTGACCTTTATTGAAAAAGACTTTAAGAATGCCCGAGAAAAACCCGATAATAGTCAAAAGGAAGAAGAAAAAAGTCCCCAAGAGGAAAAATCCTCCCCCCGGGACATCGAGAAGGACATTGAAGAAAAGCTAAAGGCTGCCGAGGAAAAGAGCCGAAGCATGGTTGAACAGGCGGAGGAAGAAGCGAAAAAGATCCGGGAGGAAGGGGAAAGTAAAAAGGAGGAAATCCTTAAAGAGGCGGAAAACCGGGGTTTTGAAAAAGGCTATCAGGAAGGCTTTCAAGCCGGGGAAGTCAAGGGCTATGAAGAGGAAAAAACCTACATTCAAGAGGCCAAGGACTTAAAGCAGCAGGCCTATCAGGAACGGGAGGACCTGGCCCGGGAGCTGGAGGAATCCCTGATTGATCTCAGCATCAAAGCCATTGAAAAGGTCATCGAGAAGGAACTGGAAAAAGATCACGAGCTGCTCTTGAAATTGATCGAAAACGGTTTGAAAAAATCCACCTACACGGAAACCTTAATCATTCGGGTAGCCCAGGGGGATTACGATCTTCTGGATGTGAACAAGAACAAAATCTATATGATGACCGAGGGGATCGATGATATTAAGATCAAGGTGGACCACTCCTTTGAGAAAAATGAAATCATCATCGAAACCCAATCGGGAATCATCAATGCGGGACTGAAAACCCAAATCGAACAAATCCATAAGGCTTTTACGGATTTACTGCAAAGCGAGGGTGCCTGA
- a CDS encoding flagellar hook-length control protein FliK, with translation MRTVNTMFQPKTQNPVKNPNFKPSTENSFREVFGSKISQKEPSTLRNEENGRKDRDRNVQSHNSDARDQKKSEEKSEKQRAAEKLKELKTLLTSEGIKDMENSEELEALGELEELLELHELLKSLAELSEEVQLILEGLMQQELLGEALTEKIEALMDLDISMESLSGEEAKTLENLSKLLQGLEEISEKIAVKVQDPKELEKLLKVQEEMKALVDQAMKKAGRIEAAGDQKSSKNPEISLLNNQDSDKEEKAEQTSGEKVKSQEEKEGREKAVSNSNKEKESSLMKKSAGEEKTSGKEEKNLKASVTLDTKEEQPLERNFLFSQDKVESFDKLSSIIPKNSTGLEQNLSQMIEEMTEKISIMKNGEASEIKMQLVPNNLGKLVIQLFTDENILSARVYADTPKVKEMIENQLQDLKEALIDKGLTVESLEVFVGQEKDRALYQKHGPMMMAGRNKSSQISFGEMEALEEAALNTNPYVEKYQYNRLV, from the coding sequence ATGCGAACCGTTAATACCATGTTTCAACCCAAGACCCAAAACCCGGTGAAAAATCCAAATTTTAAGCCGTCAACGGAAAACAGTTTCCGGGAGGTGTTCGGGAGTAAAATTTCTCAAAAAGAACCAAGCACCCTGAGAAATGAAGAAAATGGAAGGAAGGACCGCGACAGAAACGTTCAGTCCCATAATTCTGATGCCCGGGATCAAAAGAAGTCCGAGGAAAAGTCAGAAAAACAGCGGGCGGCGGAGAAGCTGAAAGAACTGAAAACCCTCTTGACTTCAGAAGGCATCAAAGATATGGAAAATTCGGAAGAGCTGGAAGCTTTGGGAGAGCTGGAAGAACTGCTGGAACTGCACGAACTGCTTAAAAGCTTGGCAGAACTCTCGGAAGAAGTCCAGTTGATCCTTGAAGGCCTTATGCAGCAAGAGTTGTTGGGAGAAGCCTTGACGGAAAAAATCGAAGCCTTGATGGATCTTGATATTTCCATGGAGTCCTTATCCGGGGAAGAGGCAAAGACCCTGGAAAATCTTTCGAAACTGCTGCAGGGGTTAGAGGAAATATCGGAAAAAATTGCTGTGAAGGTTCAGGATCCTAAGGAGCTGGAAAAACTTCTGAAAGTGCAAGAGGAAATGAAAGCCTTAGTGGATCAGGCAATGAAGAAAGCAGGGAGGATTGAAGCCGCGGGAGATCAAAAGTCTTCAAAAAATCCTGAAATCTCTTTGCTAAACAACCAGGACTCAGACAAAGAGGAAAAAGCGGAACAAACCTCCGGGGAGAAGGTCAAAAGCCAAGAGGAAAAAGAGGGCCGGGAAAAGGCCGTCTCAAACAGTAACAAGGAAAAAGAGTCTTCCTTAATGAAGAAATCCGCCGGGGAAGAAAAAACTTCCGGTAAGGAAGAAAAAAACCTGAAGGCTTCGGTCACCTTAGATACCAAGGAAGAGCAGCCCCTGGAGAGGAATTTTCTTTTCAGTCAGGACAAAGTGGAGAGCTTTGATAAACTGTCCTCGATAATACCAAAGAACAGCACCGGGCTTGAACAAAATCTCTCTCAAATGATTGAAGAAATGACGGAGAAGATTTCCATCATGAAAAACGGTGAAGCCAGCGAGATTAAAATGCAGTTGGTGCCCAACAATCTAGGGAAACTGGTCATTCAATTATTCACCGACGAAAACATTTTATCCGCAAGGGTGTATGCAGATACCCCTAAGGTAAAAGAGATGATTGAAAACCAATTACAGGACCTAAAAGAAGCTTTGATTGATAAAGGACTGACCGTGGAGAGCCTGGAAGTGTTTGTAGGTCAGGAGAAGGACCGAGCCCTGTATCAAAAGCACGGCCCCATGATGATGGCGGGACGAAACAAAAGCAGTCAAATTTCCTTCGGGGAGATGGAAGCCTTAGAAGAAGCGGCTCTAAACACCAATCCCTATGTGGAGAAGTACCAGTATAACCGATTGGTTTAA
- the fliG gene encoding flagellar motor switch protein FliG, producing the protein MASRGKGSISGKEKAAVLLISLGPEYSAEIFKHLTDEEIEELTLNIANMNKVDPAKKEEILDEFYQICVAQEYISEGGINYAKDVLEKALGSQKAMDIIGKLTASLQVKPFDFARKAEPSQLLNFIQNEHPQTIALILSYLSSEQSGQILSALPQGKQSEVAQRIATMDRTSPEIIREVEGVLEGKLSSLVSQDYTTAGGIESIVDILNSVDRGTEKNIMDTLEIEDAELAEEIRKRMFVFEDIINLDSTSIQRFIREIDNNELAIALKGATDEVAEVIYGNMSKRMAEMIKEDMEFMGPVRLRDVEEAQQKIVNIIRKLEEAGEIIIARGGGDEIIV; encoded by the coding sequence ATGGCAAGCAGAGGCAAAGGAAGCATCAGTGGAAAAGAGAAGGCCGCAGTGCTGTTAATCAGTCTGGGACCGGAATACTCCGCAGAAATATTTAAGCATCTCACCGATGAGGAAATTGAAGAACTTACCCTAAATATTGCCAATATGAACAAGGTGGATCCTGCAAAGAAAGAGGAGATTTTAGATGAGTTTTATCAAATTTGCGTGGCCCAGGAATATATTTCCGAGGGAGGCATCAATTATGCCAAAGATGTATTGGAAAAAGCCCTAGGCTCCCAAAAGGCCATGGATATTATCGGAAAGCTCACCGCCTCCCTCCAGGTAAAACCCTTCGATTTTGCCCGGAAGGCGGAACCCAGTCAGCTCCTTAATTTCATTCAAAATGAGCATCCCCAGACCATCGCTCTGATTTTATCCTATTTATCCTCGGAGCAGTCGGGACAAATCCTTTCCGCTCTGCCCCAGGGAAAGCAATCGGAGGTGGCCCAGCGAATTGCCACCATGGACCGAACCTCTCCGGAGATTATCCGGGAAGTGGAAGGGGTCTTAGAGGGAAAACTTTCCTCTTTGGTAAGTCAGGACTACACCACCGCCGGAGGCATCGAATCCATTGTGGATATTCTAAACTCCGTGGATCGGGGTACGGAAAAGAACATTATGGATACCCTGGAAATCGAAGATGCGGAACTGGCCGAGGAAATCAGAAAGCGTATGTTTGTATTTGAAGACATTATCAACCTGGACAGTACATCGATTCAACGATTTATCCGGGAAATTGATAACAATGAGTTGGCCATAGCCTTAAAAGGCGCCACCGACGAAGTAGCAGAAGTGATCTACGGCAACATGTCGAAACGTATGGCGGAAATGATCAAAGAGGATATGGAGTTTATGGGTCCTGTACGTCTACGGGATGTGGAAGAGGCCCAGCAAAAAATTGTGAATATTATCCGAAAACTGGAGGAAGCCGGGGAGATTATTATCGCCCGTGGTGGAGGAGATGAAATCATTGTATAA
- a CDS encoding flagellar motor protein, with the protein MDLATIIGIIVGFAFIIFGIVLDGAIGLFINVPGAMIVVGGTIAGLFVAYPMARVLAAMKVASKAFSDKQLAAPGEIIQRIIELANTARKEGLLALEEAADEIDDSFLQKGVMLIVDGTDPELVRNLLETELSFIEERHKNGQSIFEMLGTLAPAFGMIGTLIGLISMLDRLDDPSAVGPGMAVALLTTFYGALIANLIFIPMANKLKLKSREEILRKEIVVEGLLSIQAGENPRIIEEKLKAFLPPKEREALAEEDNVEAAEGVEA; encoded by the coding sequence ATGGATTTAGCAACGATTATCGGGATTATTGTAGGGTTTGCCTTTATTATTTTCGGAATTGTATTGGACGGTGCCATCGGGCTGTTTATCAATGTGCCCGGGGCCATGATTGTGGTGGGGGGAACCATAGCGGGTCTTTTTGTAGCCTACCCCATGGCCAGGGTTTTGGCCGCCATGAAGGTGGCTTCGAAGGCCTTCTCCGACAAACAGCTGGCCGCACCGGGGGAGATCATCCAACGGATCATTGAACTGGCCAACACCGCAAGAAAGGAAGGACTGCTGGCCTTAGAAGAGGCCGCCGATGAAATCGACGACAGCTTCCTGCAAAAAGGGGTAATGCTCATTGTGGACGGCACCGACCCGGAACTGGTAAGAAACCTTCTGGAGACGGAACTGTCCTTCATCGAAGAACGCCATAAAAACGGCCAGAGCATCTTTGAAATGCTGGGAACCTTAGCCCCGGCCTTCGGTATGATCGGTACCTTAATCGGACTGATCAGTATGCTGGATCGGCTGGATGATCCGTCGGCGGTGGGTCCGGGAATGGCGGTAGCCCTTCTGACCACCTTTTACGGGGCCTTGATTGCCAACCTGATCTTCATCCCTATGGCCAATAAGCTCAAGCTTAAAAGCCGGGAAGAAATTCTTCGAAAGGAAATTGTGGTGGAAGGACTCCTTTCCATCCAAGCGGGAGAGAACCCGCGAATCATTGAAGAAAAGTTAAAGGCATTCTTACCGCCGAAGGAGCGGGAAGCCTTGGCAGAGGAAGATAATGTAGAAGCAGCGGAAGGTGTTGAGGCGTAA
- the fliI gene encoding flagellar protein export ATPase FliI — MKISLDKYYKRLEEVELARQLGTVSQIIGLTIESNGPAVKIGEVCNIYPLRGTKAVKAEAVGFKGQKVLLMPLGEMEGIGPGSKVEALGAPLNVGVSNDLLGRVLDGLGQPIDGKGPISTEKTYSVTAAPPNPLTRKKITEPLALGVRSIDSLLTVGNGQRIGIFAGSGVGKSTLLGMIARNTQADVNVIGLIGERGREVKEFIENDLQKEGLERSVVVVATSDQPALIRMKGALLATSIAEYFRNRGKNVMLLMDSITRFSMAQREVGLAIGEPPVTKGYTPSVFATLPKLLERSGTSDKGSITGLYTVLVDGDDMNEPIADAVRGILDGHVVLSRKLANKGHYPAVDVLSSISRVMPNVVDKDHIKAANEIKEVLANYDENEDLINIGAYAKGTNPKIDYAMSKITKVNDFLTQDVHDRLNFQEVINHLKTLLQ, encoded by the coding sequence ATGAAGATTTCCCTGGATAAATACTATAAACGCTTAGAGGAAGTGGAACTGGCCCGGCAGTTAGGGACGGTATCCCAGATTATCGGACTGACCATCGAGTCCAACGGACCGGCGGTGAAAATCGGCGAGGTCTGCAACATCTATCCCCTTCGGGGAACCAAGGCGGTAAAAGCGGAAGCCGTAGGCTTTAAAGGCCAAAAGGTTTTGTTGATGCCCCTGGGAGAGATGGAGGGCATCGGCCCGGGGAGCAAGGTGGAAGCCCTGGGGGCCCCGCTGAATGTAGGGGTGAGCAATGATTTACTGGGCCGGGTCTTGGACGGCTTAGGCCAGCCCATCGACGGGAAGGGGCCCATATCCACGGAAAAGACCTACTCCGTTACGGCGGCGCCGCCGAATCCCTTAACCCGAAAGAAAATCACCGAGCCTTTGGCCCTGGGGGTCCGCTCCATTGACTCCCTTCTTACCGTGGGAAATGGTCAGCGGATCGGAATTTTCGCCGGAAGCGGGGTGGGTAAGAGTACCCTGTTGGGTATGATTGCCCGGAACACCCAGGCGGATGTGAATGTGATCGGACTCATCGGGGAGCGGGGCCGGGAGGTAAAGGAGTTTATCGAGAATGACCTTCAAAAGGAGGGCTTAGAACGATCCGTGGTGGTGGTAGCAACCTCCGATCAGCCGGCATTGATCCGGATGAAAGGCGCTCTGCTTGCCACCTCCATCGCCGAGTATTTTCGTAACCGGGGAAAAAATGTGATGCTTCTGATGGATTCCATCACCCGTTTTTCCATGGCTCAACGAGAAGTGGGACTGGCCATTGGAGAACCTCCCGTCACCAAAGGGTATACTCCGTCGGTATTTGCCACCCTGCCCAAGCTTTTAGAGCGCTCGGGGACTTCGGATAAAGGCTCCATCACCGGACTCTACACCGTACTTGTGGACGGGGACGATATGAACGAGCCCATCGCCGATGCGGTTAGGGGAATACTGGACGGCCATGTGGTCCTCTCGAGAAAACTGGCGAATAAAGGACATTATCCCGCTGTGGACGTGCTATCCAGCATCAGCCGTGTCATGCCCAATGTGGTGGATAAGGATCATATCAAGGCCGCCAATGAAATTAAAGAGGTGTTGGCGAACTACGACGAAAATGAGGATCTGATTAATATCGGCGCCTATGCCAAGGGCACCAACCCGAAGATCGATTATGCCATGTCGAAAATCACCAAGGTCAACGACTTTTTAACCCAGGATGTCCATGACCGTCTGAATTTTCAGGAGGTCATTAACCACTTAAAGACCTTATTACAATAA